From a single Streptomyces liliifuscus genomic region:
- a CDS encoding DUF5995 family protein, with protein sequence MVPLEQFTARVHGVDAVVHRMRALGAAWPERDGVAVFNRVYLAVTEEVDRRLETGHFIDTRAAITLDVRFAERYLDAVEAVADERRPPACWRPLFQLRRHPGVRPLQFALAGINAHIGHDLALAVVDTCRTLGCEPAELEDEFDRVGDVLVSLEERIREDLMPGPDLLQIADPLTHLLGAWSLDRARDAAWSAARAVWALRELPDLAGEFVERLDTGVGLVGRCLLTPLGTL encoded by the coding sequence ATGGTGCCGTTGGAACAGTTCACAGCTCGCGTGCACGGCGTCGACGCGGTGGTGCACCGGATGCGTGCGCTGGGTGCGGCCTGGCCCGAGCGGGACGGTGTCGCGGTCTTCAACCGTGTCTACCTCGCCGTCACCGAGGAGGTCGACCGGCGCCTGGAGACAGGGCACTTCATCGACACCCGCGCCGCGATCACGCTGGACGTGCGGTTCGCCGAGCGCTATCTGGACGCCGTCGAGGCGGTGGCGGACGAGCGTCGTCCGCCCGCCTGCTGGCGGCCGCTGTTCCAGCTCCGGCGCCATCCCGGAGTACGTCCGCTGCAGTTCGCCCTTGCGGGCATCAATGCGCACATCGGGCACGATCTGGCGCTCGCGGTGGTGGACACCTGTCGTACGCTCGGCTGCGAACCGGCCGAGCTGGAGGACGAGTTCGATCGCGTGGGTGACGTCCTCGTCTCGCTGGAGGAGCGGATCCGCGAAGATCTGATGCCGGGCCCCGATCTCCTCCAGATCGCCGACCCGCTGACCCATCTGCTCGGCGCGTGGAGTCTGGACCGGGCGCGGGACGCGGCGTGGTCCGCCGCGCGGGCCGTGTGGGCGTTGCGGGAACTCCCCGACCTGGCCGGGGAGTTCGTCGAGCGGCTCGACACGGGGGTTGGCCTGGTCGGCCGGTGCTTGCTCACTCCGTTGGGAACGCTGTGA
- a CDS encoding MFS transporter, whose amino-acid sequence MTLSPARVPGTGPGSGPAVRRLTTTLYGYAFLDDFVLLYPVYALLFSDTGLTVWQISSLFCLWALTGVLLEIPSGAWADAVSRRLLLWFGPLLTAAGFALWVLAPSYWAFALGFVLWGAKGALGSGALEALVYEELDRLGAADRYATVMGRARAAGLVAVMAAMPGTGPVFAFGGYPAVGFASVLACLLAAATAARFPEHRKPADAAMGRRDGWTRTLRAGLAEARGDRSVRGALLLVPAVTAVWGALDEYTPLLVRDTGVAESAVPNWLLLIWAGATVGGLLAGAGRRLGTGGFAGLLAVSAVALAAGAWVRTPAGIGLVALSFCGFQLASVLADARLQDRIGGTGRATLTSVAGVGTDLTTIAVYGTYGVIGSATTHGAAFALFAVPYLVTAALLAAVGKAAAGKRASGKGAARAARTSGSKARP is encoded by the coding sequence ATGACTCTCTCACCTGCGCGTGTGCCCGGCACCGGCCCTGGCTCCGGCCCCGCCGTCCGGCGGCTGACGACCACGCTGTACGGCTACGCGTTCCTCGACGACTTCGTCCTGCTCTACCCGGTCTACGCCCTGCTGTTCAGCGACACGGGGCTCACGGTCTGGCAGATCTCCTCGCTGTTCTGCCTGTGGGCGCTGACCGGCGTCCTGCTGGAGATCCCGTCCGGCGCCTGGGCCGACGCCGTGTCGCGGCGCCTGCTCCTTTGGTTCGGACCGCTGCTCACGGCCGCCGGATTCGCCCTGTGGGTACTCGCCCCGTCGTACTGGGCCTTCGCCCTCGGCTTCGTCCTCTGGGGCGCCAAGGGAGCGCTCGGCTCCGGCGCGCTGGAGGCGCTGGTGTACGAGGAGCTGGACCGGCTCGGCGCGGCCGACCGGTACGCGACCGTCATGGGCCGGGCCCGCGCGGCCGGGCTCGTGGCCGTGATGGCGGCGATGCCGGGGACCGGCCCGGTGTTCGCGTTCGGCGGCTACCCGGCCGTCGGGTTCGCAAGTGTGCTGGCCTGTCTGCTGGCGGCAGCCACCGCGGCACGCTTCCCGGAGCACCGAAAACCGGCTGACGCTGCAATGGGTCGGCGCGACGGCTGGACCCGGACGCTGCGGGCCGGGCTCGCGGAGGCCCGTGGCGACCGGTCCGTCCGTGGCGCCCTGCTGCTGGTCCCGGCCGTCACCGCCGTGTGGGGCGCCCTCGACGAGTACACACCGCTGCTCGTCCGCGACACGGGCGTCGCGGAGAGCGCGGTCCCGAACTGGCTGTTGCTGATCTGGGCGGGGGCGACGGTCGGCGGGCTGCTGGCCGGCGCGGGCAGGCGGCTGGGCACGGGCGGGTTCGCCGGTCTGCTCGCGGTCTCCGCGGTGGCACTGGCCGCGGGGGCGTGGGTGCGGACCCCGGCCGGCATCGGCCTTGTGGCGCTCTCCTTCTGCGGTTTCCAGCTGGCGAGCGTGCTGGCCGACGCCCGGCTCCAGGACCGGATCGGCGGAACCGGCCGGGCCACCCTGACCTCGGTGGCCGGGGTGGGCACCGACCTGACCACCATCGCCGTGTACGGCACCTACGGGGTGATCGGGTCGGCGACCACGCACGGTGCCGCCTTCGCCCTGTTCGCGGTGCCCTACCTCGTGACGGCCGCGCTGCTGGCGGCCGTCGGAAAGGCGGCGGCCGGGAAGAGGGCCAGCGGGAAGGGGGCCGCCCGCGCGGCTAGAACTTCGGGTTCCAAGGCACGACCGTGA
- a CDS encoding Repetin, with the protein MNRRTKTAVLGAALLVTAGATGTAGTAGATSSATASTTPSTATTGVASTPSTASTASAPSVASASTSASGERRREAAALTGRAKLYRSAGDDITFSFDAHLAAKDTDDPLKATGTFEWSHYAGGDGAWAKAEVDCLVTGGKVAVVSGVVTDSDLPGAKGKRVGITVHDTGGQDRLGYSWASTGNPVETKDLPKCVGSAPFEKVKKGTGDFTVVPWNPKF; encoded by the coding sequence ATGAACCGCCGTACGAAGACCGCCGTGCTCGGTGCCGCTCTGCTCGTGACCGCCGGGGCCACGGGGACCGCCGGGACCGCCGGGGCCACCTCGTCCGCCACCGCCTCCACCACGCCGTCGACCGCCACCACCGGAGTGGCCTCAACGCCGTCCACTGCCTCGACCGCGTCAGCGCCCTCCGTCGCCTCCGCGTCCACCTCCGCGTCCGGTGAGCGTCGGCGTGAGGCCGCCGCGCTCACCGGCAGGGCGAAGCTGTACCGGTCGGCCGGGGACGACATCACGTTCTCCTTCGACGCGCATCTGGCGGCGAAGGACACGGACGATCCGCTGAAGGCCACCGGCACCTTCGAGTGGAGCCACTACGCGGGCGGCGACGGTGCCTGGGCGAAGGCCGAGGTGGACTGCCTCGTCACCGGCGGCAAGGTGGCCGTCGTCTCCGGTGTCGTCACCGATTCGGACCTGCCTGGCGCCAAGGGCAAGCGGGTCGGCATCACCGTCCATGACACCGGAGGGCAGGACCGGCTCGGGTACAGCTGGGCCTCCACCGGAAACCCCGTCGAGACGAAGGACCTGCCCAAGTGCGTCGGCTCCGCGCCCTTCGAGAAGGTCAAGAAGGGCACGGGAGACTTCACGGTCGTGCCTTGGAACCCGAAGTTCTAG
- a CDS encoding MFS transporter has protein sequence MGEVVYDRREVKHSRYAVAVVFAVHGAVTGSFATRVPWIQDHASVSAGQLGLALAFPAIGASVAMPLAGSVSHRFGARRALRGLIALWTLALVLPALAPNLLTLCMALFVYGATAGMADVAMNALGVEIENRLDKSIMSGLHGMWSAGALVGSAAGTVAAHLGSDARLHHALAAVALTLIGVAACQWVLDLRPTEDEEPPPRFALPPRSALLIGAIGFCAVFAEGASLDWSAVYLRDVLDSSAGVAAASTTGFTLTMAIARFAGDSVVDRFGPVRTVRVSGALATLGALLVVLAQNAAAAMAGFALLGLGIAVVVPLCFAAAGRSGPNPSQAIAGVATITYTSGLIAPSAIGAVADATSLVTSFVLVTVLTLGLASFANVLRASGRTAGGKVSPADAPVPDRRP, from the coding sequence ATGGGTGAAGTGGTCTACGACCGGCGCGAGGTGAAGCACTCCCGGTACGCCGTGGCGGTGGTGTTCGCCGTGCACGGTGCCGTCACCGGTTCGTTCGCGACCCGCGTCCCGTGGATCCAGGACCACGCCTCCGTGAGCGCGGGCCAGCTCGGCCTGGCACTCGCGTTCCCGGCGATCGGCGCGTCCGTCGCGATGCCACTCGCGGGCAGTGTCAGTCACCGCTTCGGCGCCCGCAGGGCCCTGCGCGGCCTGATCGCGCTGTGGACGCTCGCTCTCGTCCTCCCGGCACTCGCGCCGAACCTGCTGACCCTGTGCATGGCCCTCTTCGTCTACGGCGCGACGGCGGGCATGGCCGATGTGGCGATGAACGCCCTGGGTGTCGAGATAGAGAACCGGCTCGACAAGTCGATCATGTCGGGGCTGCACGGGATGTGGAGCGCGGGCGCCCTGGTCGGCTCGGCGGCCGGTACCGTCGCCGCCCATCTGGGCTCGGACGCGCGTCTGCACCACGCGCTCGCCGCCGTGGCGCTCACGCTGATCGGCGTGGCCGCCTGCCAGTGGGTGCTGGACCTGCGTCCCACCGAGGACGAGGAACCGCCCCCGCGCTTCGCGCTGCCTCCGAGGTCGGCGCTGCTCATCGGTGCGATCGGCTTCTGCGCGGTGTTCGCGGAGGGGGCGAGCCTGGACTGGTCCGCGGTGTATCTGCGGGACGTCCTCGACAGCTCGGCCGGGGTCGCGGCCGCGTCCACGACGGGTTTCACGCTCACCATGGCGATCGCGCGGTTCGCCGGCGACTCGGTGGTGGACCGCTTCGGCCCGGTCCGCACGGTACGGGTCAGCGGCGCCCTCGCGACCCTCGGCGCGCTGCTCGTCGTACTGGCCCAGAACGCCGCGGCGGCCATGGCCGGCTTCGCCCTGCTGGGCCTCGGCATCGCCGTCGTCGTCCCGCTCTGCTTCGCGGCGGCCGGTCGCAGCGGCCCCAACCCGTCCCAGGCCATCGCGGGCGTCGCCACCATCACGTACACCTCGGGCCTGATCGCGCCGTCGGCGATCGGGGCCGTGGCGGACGCGACGAGCCTGGTGACGTCGTTCGTCCTGGTGACGGTGCTGACTCTCGGTCTCGCCTCGTTCGCGAACGTGCTGCGTGCCAGCGGCCGCACCGCCGGCGGGAAGGTCAGCCCGGCGGACGCGCCGGTTCCGGATCGCCGGCCCTGA
- a CDS encoding flavin monoamine oxidase family protein produces the protein MTSTVPPAVPHTDAQPPITMFGPDFPYAYDDFLAHPAGLGQIPATELGTEVAVIGGGLSGIVAAYELMKMGLKPVVYEADRIGGRLRTVGFDGCDPSLTAEMGAMRFPPSSTALQHYIDLVGLRTEPFPNPLAEATPSTVVDLKGESHYATSVDDLPQVYRDVMNAWNACLEEGADFSDMNQAMRERDVPRIREIWAKLVEKLDNQTFYGFLCESESFKSFRHREIFGQVGFGTGGWDTDFPNSILEILRVVYTEADDHHRGIVGGSQQLPLRLWEREPQKIVHWAYGTSLATLHDGTPRPAVTRLNRTAGNGITVTDASGDIRTYRAAIFTAQSWMLLSKVACDDALFPIDHWTAIERTHYMESSKLFVPVDRPFWLDKAVDDRGNPTGRDVMSMTLTDRMTRGTYLLDDGPDKPAVICLSYTWCDDSLKWLPLSANERMEVMLKSLGEIYPKVDIRKHIIGNPVTVSWENEPYFMGAFKANLPGHYRYQRRLFTHFMQDRLPEDKRGIFLAGDDISWTAGWAEGAVQTALNAVWGVMHHFGGGTDPANPGPGDVYDDIAPVELPED, from the coding sequence ATGACGTCCACGGTGCCCCCCGCCGTCCCGCACACCGACGCGCAGCCGCCGATCACCATGTTCGGCCCGGACTTCCCATACGCGTACGACGACTTCCTCGCGCACCCCGCGGGCCTCGGCCAGATACCGGCGACCGAGCTCGGCACCGAGGTCGCCGTCATCGGCGGCGGTCTGTCCGGCATCGTGGCCGCGTACGAGCTGATGAAGATGGGCCTCAAGCCCGTCGTGTACGAGGCCGACAGGATCGGCGGACGGCTGCGGACCGTGGGCTTCGACGGGTGCGACCCCTCCCTCACCGCCGAGATGGGCGCGATGCGCTTTCCGCCGTCCTCCACGGCACTCCAGCACTACATCGACCTGGTGGGGCTGCGGACCGAGCCGTTCCCCAACCCCCTCGCCGAGGCGACCCCTTCGACCGTCGTCGACCTCAAGGGCGAGTCGCACTACGCGACCAGCGTCGACGACCTGCCGCAGGTCTACCGCGACGTGATGAACGCGTGGAACGCCTGCCTCGAAGAGGGCGCCGACTTCTCCGACATGAACCAGGCCATGCGTGAGCGCGATGTGCCGCGCATCCGCGAGATCTGGGCGAAGCTCGTCGAGAAGCTCGACAACCAGACCTTCTACGGCTTCCTCTGCGAGTCGGAGTCCTTCAAGTCCTTCCGGCACCGAGAGATCTTCGGCCAGGTCGGCTTCGGTACCGGCGGCTGGGACACCGACTTCCCGAACTCCATCCTGGAGATCCTGCGCGTCGTCTACACCGAGGCCGACGACCACCACCGCGGCATCGTCGGCGGCAGCCAGCAGCTCCCGCTGCGCCTGTGGGAGCGCGAGCCGCAGAAGATCGTGCACTGGGCGTACGGCACCTCGCTCGCCACCCTGCACGACGGGACACCGCGGCCCGCCGTGACCCGTCTGAACCGCACGGCCGGCAACGGGATCACGGTCACCGACGCCTCCGGCGACATCCGTACGTACCGGGCGGCGATCTTCACCGCCCAGTCCTGGATGCTGCTGTCCAAGGTCGCCTGCGACGACGCGCTCTTCCCGATCGACCACTGGACGGCGATCGAGCGCACCCACTACATGGAGTCGAGCAAGCTCTTCGTGCCGGTCGACAGGCCGTTCTGGCTGGACAAGGCCGTCGACGACAGGGGAAATCCGACGGGCCGGGACGTCATGTCGATGACGCTCACCGACCGCATGACGCGCGGCACCTACCTCCTCGACGACGGGCCGGACAAGCCCGCCGTCATCTGCCTCTCCTACACCTGGTGCGACGACAGCCTGAAGTGGCTGCCGCTGTCCGCGAACGAGCGGATGGAGGTCATGCTGAAGTCGCTCGGCGAGATCTACCCGAAGGTCGACATCAGGAAGCACATCATCGGCAACCCGGTGACCGTGTCCTGGGAGAACGAGCCCTACTTCATGGGCGCGTTCAAGGCCAACCTGCCCGGTCACTACCGCTACCAGCGGCGCCTGTTCACCCACTTCATGCAGGACCGGCTGCCCGAGGACAAGCGGGGCATCTTCCTCGCGGGCGACGACATCTCCTGGACGGCCGGCTGGGCCGAGGGCGCCGTACAGACCGCCCTCAACGCCGTATGGGGCGTCATGCACCACTTCGGCGGCGGAACGGACCCGGCCAACCCGGGCCCCGGCGACGTATACGACGACATCGCCCCGGTGGAACTGCCCGAGGACTGA
- a CDS encoding glycoside hydrolase family 6 protein, with product MVAVASAVVVVGTVTGMMSALDDGRGSDEARPDVTSSPLLQPLPGVPTPSPSKTSASPSPSPSPTKAKPSPKPSKSASTKPRTEPVSVQLYRHPESQVLDWVRDHRDDPRRPLIESRIADRPAAVWFADYTPSNITARVRAVTSAGSAKDRVPVVVPYAISNRDCGGASQGGAPDLGAYDGWIDKFAAGLGSEEVIVVLEPDAIAQSDCLSEGDRAARFASLARAGRVLKAANPKARVYFDAGHSDWNTPEKQAGLLRRAGAASAASSDGIFSNVSNFNRTGDEIAYVRRTLDALGGPAGLGAVIDTSRNGNGAPADGEWCDPAGRKLGQAPTMSTGEARIDAYLWVKLPGESDGCKGAPGTFTPDYAYDLAR from the coding sequence ATGGTCGCCGTGGCGTCCGCGGTCGTCGTGGTCGGCACCGTGACGGGGATGATGTCCGCGCTCGACGACGGTCGGGGCAGCGACGAGGCGCGTCCCGACGTCACCAGCTCACCGCTTCTGCAGCCGCTGCCCGGCGTGCCCACGCCGTCGCCCTCGAAGACGTCCGCCTCACCGTCCCCGTCGCCCTCCCCGACGAAGGCGAAGCCGAGCCCGAAGCCCTCGAAGAGCGCGTCGACGAAACCGAGGACGGAGCCCGTGTCGGTGCAGCTGTACCGCCATCCCGAGTCCCAGGTACTCGACTGGGTCCGTGACCATCGCGACGACCCGCGCCGCCCGCTCATCGAGTCCCGGATAGCCGACCGGCCCGCCGCGGTGTGGTTCGCGGACTACACGCCGTCGAACATCACCGCCCGCGTCAGGGCGGTCACCTCGGCCGGCTCGGCGAAGGACAGGGTCCCGGTCGTCGTCCCGTACGCGATATCGAACCGGGACTGCGGAGGGGCCTCGCAGGGCGGTGCGCCGGACCTCGGGGCGTACGACGGGTGGATCGACAAGTTCGCGGCGGGCCTCGGTTCCGAGGAGGTCATCGTGGTCCTGGAGCCGGACGCGATCGCCCAGTCGGACTGCCTGTCCGAGGGCGACCGGGCCGCCCGCTTCGCCTCGCTGGCCCGCGCGGGACGCGTCCTCAAGGCGGCGAACCCGAAGGCGCGGGTCTACTTCGACGCGGGCCATTCCGACTGGAACACCCCGGAGAAGCAGGCCGGACTGCTGCGCCGGGCCGGTGCCGCGTCCGCCGCCTCCTCGGACGGCATCTTCAGCAACGTCTCGAACTTCAACCGGACGGGCGACGAGATCGCGTACGTCCGCCGGACCCTCGACGCCCTCGGCGGCCCCGCGGGCCTGGGCGCCGTCATCGACACCAGCCGCAACGGCAACGGCGCCCCGGCCGACGGCGAGTGGTGCGACCCAGCGGGCCGCAAGCTCGGACAGGCGCCGACCATGAGCACCGGAGAGGCGCGGATCGACGCCTACCTGTGGGTGAAGCTGCCCGGCGAGTCCGACGGCTGCAAGGGCGCCCCGGGGACGTTCACCCCGGACTACGCCTACGACTTGGCACGCTGA
- a CDS encoding carbon-nitrogen hydrolase family protein has protein sequence MRTALLQSSGRPGSVVENLKVLDEAAGRAAAAGAGLLAAPEMFLTGYAIGADVRRLAEPADGDSADEIAEIASRHGVAIAYGYPERAGELVFNSAQLISADGTRLANYRKTHLFGCFEQEWFTPGDEPVVQAELDGLRVGLMICYDVEFPENVRAHALAGTDFLVVPTAQMHPFQFVAESVVPVRAFENQMYVAYVNRVGAEGEFEFVGLSTLAGPDGGARARAGRGEELVLGDVDPALLAASREANPYLKDRRPGLYGSLV, from the coding sequence ATGCGCACCGCCCTGCTCCAGAGCTCCGGCCGTCCCGGCTCGGTCGTCGAGAACCTCAAGGTCCTCGACGAGGCCGCGGGCCGTGCCGCCGCCGCGGGCGCCGGGCTCCTCGCCGCCCCGGAGATGTTCCTGACCGGCTACGCGATCGGCGCCGACGTGCGCCGGCTCGCCGAGCCCGCCGACGGTGACTCCGCGGACGAGATCGCCGAGATCGCCTCCCGGCACGGCGTGGCCATCGCCTACGGCTACCCGGAGCGCGCGGGAGAGCTGGTCTTCAACTCGGCCCAGCTGATCTCCGCCGACGGCACGCGCCTCGCCAACTACCGCAAGACCCATCTCTTCGGCTGCTTCGAGCAGGAGTGGTTCACGCCCGGCGACGAGCCTGTCGTCCAGGCCGAGCTCGACGGCCTCCGCGTCGGCCTGATGATCTGCTACGACGTGGAGTTCCCGGAGAACGTCCGCGCGCACGCCCTCGCCGGCACCGACTTCCTCGTCGTGCCCACGGCCCAGATGCACCCGTTCCAGTTCGTCGCCGAGTCCGTCGTACCGGTGCGTGCCTTCGAGAACCAGATGTACGTCGCGTACGTCAACCGGGTCGGTGCGGAAGGGGAGTTCGAGTTCGTCGGGCTCTCCACGCTGGCCGGCCCCGACGGGGGCGCCCGGGCCCGAGCAGGCCGCGGCGAGGAACTCGTCCTCGGTGACGTGGACCCCGCCCTCCTCGCCGCCTCGCGCGAGGCCAACCCGTATCTGAAGGACCGCCGCCCCGGCCTCTACGGGTCCCTCGTCTGA
- a CDS encoding uracil-xanthine permease family protein, with protein sequence MDLGVRWKLHGDGRTPAPGAVVRPDERLSWPRTAGLGAQHVVAMFGASFVAPVLMGLDPNLAIMMSGVATVIFLLATRGRVPSYLGCSLSFVGVAAVIRAQGGSSATVTGAVFVVGVALFLVGLAVQRFGARIIHAAMPPIVTGAVVMLIGFNLAPVTASTYWPQDQWTALLVMVFTALAVVCLRGFWSRIAIFLGLVFGYGISWVFDRVFGRIHSVDASGRLTDHWRLDLSAVGRADWIGLPNFHGPSFEWSAILVALPVVIALVAENAGHVKAVGEMTGDPLDDRLGTAISADGVGSMLSTAVGGPPNTTYSENIGVMAATRVYSTAAYWAAAGFALLFGLCPKFGAVVAAIPGGVLGGITVILYGMIGLLGAQIWLNAGVDLRNPLNLVPAAAGIIIGVGNVTLEFTDTFSLSGIALGTLVVIIGYHALRAMAPAHLKSQEPLLDEGTSSYGSGSDSASGSGSDSAGGQRAKS encoded by the coding sequence ATGGACCTCGGCGTGCGCTGGAAGCTGCACGGTGACGGGCGCACGCCCGCGCCGGGGGCGGTCGTCCGCCCCGACGAACGGCTGTCGTGGCCGCGTACGGCCGGGCTCGGTGCCCAGCACGTGGTGGCGATGTTCGGGGCGTCCTTCGTCGCGCCGGTCCTGATGGGCCTGGACCCGAACCTCGCGATCATGATGTCGGGTGTCGCGACGGTGATCTTCCTGCTCGCGACCCGCGGCCGGGTGCCCAGCTATCTCGGCTGCTCGCTGTCCTTCGTGGGCGTCGCGGCGGTGATCCGAGCGCAGGGCGGCAGCAGTGCGACCGTGACCGGTGCCGTCTTCGTGGTCGGGGTCGCGCTGTTCCTCGTGGGTCTGGCGGTGCAGCGGTTCGGGGCGCGGATCATCCACGCCGCGATGCCGCCGATCGTCACGGGCGCGGTCGTCATGCTGATCGGCTTCAACCTGGCGCCGGTCACCGCCTCGACGTACTGGCCGCAGGACCAGTGGACGGCCCTGCTCGTGATGGTGTTCACGGCTCTGGCCGTGGTGTGCCTGCGCGGTTTCTGGTCACGGATCGCGATCTTCCTCGGGCTGGTCTTCGGGTACGGGATCTCCTGGGTCTTCGACCGCGTCTTCGGGCGGATCCACTCGGTCGACGCGAGCGGCAGACTCACCGATCACTGGCGGCTCGACCTCTCCGCCGTGGGCCGGGCCGACTGGATCGGGCTGCCGAACTTCCACGGCCCGTCCTTCGAGTGGTCGGCGATCCTCGTGGCGCTGCCCGTCGTCATCGCGCTGGTCGCCGAGAACGCGGGCCATGTGAAGGCGGTCGGCGAGATGACCGGCGACCCGCTGGACGACAGGCTGGGCACGGCGATCTCCGCGGACGGCGTCGGCTCGATGCTCTCCACCGCCGTGGGCGGCCCGCCCAACACGACGTACTCCGAGAACATCGGCGTCATGGCCGCGACCCGTGTCTACTCCACGGCCGCCTACTGGGCCGCCGCGGGCTTCGCGCTGCTCTTCGGCCTCTGCCCGAAGTTCGGCGCGGTCGTGGCCGCCATTCCGGGCGGTGTGCTCGGCGGGATCACGGTCATCCTGTACGGCATGATCGGCCTGCTGGGCGCGCAGATCTGGCTCAACGCCGGGGTGGACCTGCGCAATCCGCTGAATCTGGTGCCGGCCGCGGCGGGCATCATCATCGGCGTCGGCAACGTCACGCTGGAGTTCACCGACACGTTCTCGCTGAGCGGCATCGCGCTCGGGACGCTCGTCGTCATCATCGGGTACCACGCGCTGCGCGCCATGGCTCCCGCGCACCTCAAGTCGCAGGAGCCGCTGCTGGACGAGGGCACGTCGTCTTACGGCTCCGGCTCCGACTCGGCATCGGGCTCGGGATCCGACTCGGCGGGCGGTCAGCGTGCCAAGTCGTAG
- a CDS encoding ROK family transcriptional regulator — MPASPSTARAINDRLALRLLQQEGPLTAGQLKQLTGLSRPSVADLVERLAAAGLIGVVGESGEQRRGPNARLYGIVADRAHLAALDVRTEGVAVLVSDLLGSVLAEASVPIGDGTDTGPAVEQAVTLVERTAKEAGVERLHTIGVGAPGLIDPATGELRDSSGLPEWHRRLAAALQERLPARVLVENETNLAALAEQRDGAAQDRDTFVLLWLGHGIGAAVVLDGVLRRGASGGTGEIGFLPVPGTSGMPSATGCEGGFHSLAGAAAISELAGRYGIVAPAAPHEPYAAALVREAVARVGADAEDPLASGFLDMLAERVALGAASVVAVLDPGCLVLAGEIGGAGGEVLAARVRDRVGRMSPLPTEVRAGTLGGGAVLRGALLMARDGAQDELFAPPER, encoded by the coding sequence ATGCCCGCATCACCGAGCACCGCCCGGGCCATCAACGACCGGCTCGCCCTGCGCCTCCTGCAGCAGGAAGGCCCTTTGACGGCAGGGCAGTTGAAGCAGCTCACCGGCCTGTCCCGGCCCTCCGTCGCCGACCTGGTGGAACGCCTCGCCGCGGCCGGACTCATAGGCGTCGTGGGGGAGTCGGGCGAACAGCGACGCGGCCCGAACGCCCGCCTGTACGGGATCGTCGCCGACCGCGCGCACCTGGCCGCGCTGGACGTACGGACCGAGGGCGTGGCCGTCCTCGTGTCGGATCTGCTCGGCTCGGTGCTGGCCGAGGCGTCGGTGCCGATCGGCGACGGTACGGACACCGGGCCCGCCGTCGAGCAGGCGGTCACGCTGGTCGAACGTACGGCCAAGGAGGCGGGCGTCGAGCGGCTGCACACCATCGGCGTCGGCGCCCCCGGGCTGATCGACCCCGCCACCGGAGAGCTCCGCGACTCCTCGGGACTGCCCGAATGGCACCGCCGCCTCGCCGCGGCGTTGCAGGAGCGACTGCCGGCGCGCGTCCTCGTCGAGAACGAGACCAACCTCGCGGCGCTGGCCGAGCAGCGCGACGGGGCCGCACAGGACCGCGACACCTTCGTCCTGCTCTGGCTCGGCCACGGCATCGGCGCGGCCGTCGTCCTCGACGGCGTCCTGCGCCGGGGTGCCTCCGGCGGTACGGGCGAGATCGGCTTCCTGCCGGTGCCGGGCACGAGCGGCATGCCGTCCGCGACGGGCTGCGAGGGCGGCTTCCACTCCCTGGCGGGCGCCGCCGCGATCTCCGAACTGGCGGGGCGCTACGGGATCGTGGCGCCCGCCGCGCCGCACGAACCGTATGCGGCGGCGCTGGTGCGGGAGGCCGTGGCGCGGGTCGGGGCCGATGCCGAGGACCCCCTGGCCTCGGGTTTTCTCGACATGCTCGCCGAACGCGTTGCCCTCGGTGCCGCGTCCGTCGTCGCCGTCCTCGACCCCGGTTGCCTGGTGCTCGCGGGCGAGATCGGCGGCGCGGGCGGCGAGGTGCTGGCCGCCCGCGTCCGGGACCGGGTCGGCCGTATGTCGCCGCTGCCCACCGAGGTGCGGGCCGGAACCCTGGGCGGCGGCGCCGTGCTCCGTGGGGCGCTGCTGATGGCGCGGGACGGGGCCCAGGACGAACTGTTCGCGCCTCCGGAGAGGTGA